A stretch of Ferribacterium limneticum DNA encodes these proteins:
- the fba gene encoding class II fructose-bisphosphate aldolase (catalyzes the reversible aldol condensation of dihydroxyacetonephosphate and glyceraldehyde 3-phosphate in the Calvin cycle, glycolysis, and/or gluconeogenesis) — protein MPLVSMRQLLDHAAENGYGLPAFNVNNMEQVWAIMEAAAQVDAPVIMQASAGARKYAGEPFLRHQILAALEAYPNIPIVMHQDHGQSPSVCMGAIRSGFSSVMMDGSLLADGKSVASYEYNVEVTRKVTEFAHAIGVSVEGELGVLGSLETMKADKEDGHGAEGHMTREDLLTDVEQAADFVKQTNCDALAIAIGTSHGAYKFTKKPTGDILAIDRIAEIHARIPNTHLVMHGSSSVPQELLAEIREFGGDMKETYGVPVEEIVKGIKHGVRKVNIDTDIRLAMTGAIRRYLAEHPDKFDPRDYLKPAREAAKKICLARFEAFGTAGNASKIKAIGLDKMAERYAKGELNQIVR, from the coding sequence ATGCCGCTCGTATCCATGCGCCAACTGCTCGACCACGCCGCCGAAAACGGCTACGGTCTGCCCGCCTTCAACGTCAACAACATGGAACAGGTCTGGGCCATCATGGAAGCGGCCGCCCAGGTCGACGCTCCGGTCATCATGCAGGCCTCGGCCGGCGCCCGCAAATACGCCGGCGAGCCCTTCCTGCGCCACCAGATCCTGGCCGCCCTCGAAGCCTACCCCAACATCCCCATCGTCATGCACCAGGACCACGGCCAGAGCCCGTCCGTCTGCATGGGCGCCATCCGCTCCGGCTTCTCGTCGGTGATGATGGACGGCTCGCTGCTGGCTGATGGCAAGAGCGTCGCCAGCTACGAATACAACGTCGAAGTGACCCGCAAGGTGACCGAATTCGCCCACGCCATCGGCGTTTCCGTCGAAGGCGAGCTCGGTGTGCTCGGCTCGCTGGAAACCATGAAGGCCGACAAGGAAGACGGCCACGGCGCCGAAGGCCACATGACCCGTGAAGACCTGCTGACCGACGTCGAGCAGGCCGCCGACTTCGTCAAGCAGACCAACTGCGACGCGCTGGCCATCGCCATCGGTACCAGCCACGGCGCCTACAAGTTCACCAAGAAGCCGACCGGTGACATCCTCGCCATCGACCGCATCGCTGAAATTCACGCCCGCATCCCGAACACCCACCTCGTCATGCACGGTTCCTCTTCCGTGCCGCAGGAACTGCTGGCCGAAATCCGCGAATTCGGCGGCGACATGAAGGAAACCTACGGCGTGCCGGTCGAGGAAATCGTCAAGGGCATCAAGCACGGCGTGCGCAAGGTCAATATCGACACCGACATCCGCCTCGCCATGACCGGCGCCATCCGCCGTTACTTGGCCGAGCATCCGGACAAGTTCGATCCGCGCGACTACCTCAAGCCGGCCCGCGAAGCTGCCAAGAAGATCTGCCTAGCCCGTTTCGAAGCCTTTGGCACCGCCGGCAACGCCAGCAAGATCAAGGCCATCGGCCTCGACAAGATGGCCGAACGTTACGCCAAGGGCGAACTGAACCAGATCGTTCGCTGA
- a CDS encoding ankyrin repeat domain-containing protein, whose amino-acid sequence MNSELRKAIEQGSLSAVMLALDAGAEIEHADVHGDRGLPLRLACFKGNADIVVELLRRGADIRSPNAHGAGAPIRMAARARHDGIVRLLIEHGAELPQDMKKEFTDTGERRKRGERRKHSYGPPKGLKERRRMLDRRVTYVREVELSEFQWETYFSQSLTKMDAEPQPDHHAEKASLVFERIRD is encoded by the coding sequence ATGAATAGCGAACTGCGAAAAGCCATCGAGCAAGGGAGCCTGTCGGCTGTCATGTTGGCGCTTGATGCCGGTGCAGAAATTGAACATGCGGATGTGCACGGCGACCGCGGTCTGCCGCTTCGCTTGGCCTGTTTCAAGGGAAATGCCGATATCGTGGTCGAGTTGTTGCGACGCGGCGCCGACATTCGGTCACCCAACGCCCACGGTGCCGGCGCGCCGATTCGGATGGCGGCCAGGGCCAGGCACGACGGGATTGTCCGCCTGCTGATCGAACACGGTGCCGAGCTGCCGCAGGACATGAAAAAGGAGTTCACCGACACCGGCGAGCGGCGCAAGCGGGGTGAGCGACGGAAGCACAGCTACGGCCCGCCCAAGGGGCTCAAGGAGAGGCGCCGGATGCTGGATCGGCGGGTCACCTACGTTCGGGAAGTCGAACTGTCCGAATTCCAGTGGGAAACCTATTTTTCCCAGTCGCTGACCAAAATGGATGCTGAGCCGCAGCCCGATCACCATGCCGAGAAGGCATCGCTGGTCTTCGAGCGTATCCGCGATTAA
- the hflX gene encoding GTPase HflX has product MRSEVKEKPIYAVAAAVQLPHVSDLEFEASLAELRELAKTLGFTVIHTFIQKRAGFDATGYLGIGKRQEIEHYVNHEAECEIEAILVDHEISPSQARNLEKETGCGVMDRTMVILEIFHNNARSRAAKAQVEIARLGYMAPRLREAAKLAGPQGRQRSGVGGRGAGESHTELDRRKIRDRIAELQLEIVAMDAERQTQRARRHERQGLASVALVGYTNAGKSTLMRALTGSEVLVANKLFATLDTTVRTLHPESMPRVLVSDTVGFIKNLPHGLVASFKSTLDEALDAGLLLHVIDASDHGFERQLEVTDKVLEEIGADTLPRLRIFNKIDHVGDETAQAECEAALRANYPDCVVMSARRPDDVAKLRLAIIAFFQQGLVETELLLPWSAQQLRKDIYASCEVLDERADEAGAVFHLRGEPETLDKLRERFASTGPQ; this is encoded by the coding sequence ATGCGAAGCGAAGTCAAAGAAAAACCCATCTACGCCGTGGCGGCGGCCGTCCAGTTGCCGCACGTCAGCGATCTCGAATTCGAGGCCTCACTGGCCGAGTTGCGCGAACTGGCCAAGACACTGGGCTTCACGGTCATCCACACCTTCATCCAGAAACGGGCCGGCTTTGACGCGACGGGCTACCTGGGCATCGGCAAGCGGCAGGAAATCGAGCACTACGTTAACCACGAAGCCGAGTGCGAAATCGAGGCCATCCTCGTCGACCACGAAATTTCGCCATCGCAGGCGCGTAATCTCGAAAAGGAAACCGGCTGCGGGGTGATGGACCGCACCATGGTCATCCTCGAAATCTTCCACAACAACGCCCGCTCGCGCGCGGCCAAGGCGCAGGTGGAAATCGCCCGCCTCGGCTACATGGCGCCACGCCTGCGCGAAGCCGCCAAGCTGGCCGGGCCGCAGGGCCGCCAGCGCAGCGGCGTCGGCGGCCGGGGTGCCGGCGAATCGCACACCGAACTGGATCGTCGCAAGATTCGCGACCGCATCGCCGAACTGCAACTCGAAATCGTTGCCATGGATGCCGAGCGCCAGACCCAACGCGCCCGCCGGCATGAACGCCAGGGACTGGCCAGCGTCGCGCTGGTCGGCTACACCAATGCCGGCAAATCGACGCTGATGCGCGCCCTGACCGGCAGCGAGGTGCTGGTCGCCAACAAACTGTTCGCGACGCTCGACACCACGGTACGCACTCTGCACCCGGAAAGCATGCCGCGCGTGCTGGTCAGCGATACCGTCGGTTTCATCAAGAACCTGCCGCACGGCCTGGTCGCCTCATTCAAATCAACGCTCGACGAAGCGCTCGATGCCGGCCTGCTGCTGCATGTAATCGACGCCAGCGATCATGGCTTCGAACGTCAACTGGAAGTCACCGACAAGGTGCTGGAAGAGATCGGCGCCGACACCTTGCCGCGCCTGCGCATCTTCAACAAGATCGACCACGTGGGTGACGAGACGGCGCAGGCCGAATGCGAAGCCGCCCTGCGGGCAAACTACCCGGATTGCGTCGTGATGAGCGCCCGCCGTCCGGACGACGTGGCCAAACTGCGCCTGGCGATCATCGCCTTCTTCCAGCAAGGCCTGGTCGAAACCGAACTGTTGCTGCCGTGGTCAGCTCAGCAACTGCGCAAGGATATCTACGCCAGTTGCGAGGTGCTGGACGAGCGCGCCGATGAGGCTGGGGCTGTCTTCCATCTGCGTGGCGAACCGGAAACGCTGGACAAGCTGCGCGAACGGTTCGCTTCGACTGGCCCCCAATAG
- a CDS encoding eCIS core domain-containing protein — protein MEAAARLVNRPSPPMPAAAVKVAEPVVLQSTPTRVQCQSLRVSTPGDAAEVEARHVARSIVSMPATAAARPASVVSPPTLHRANPVRGPAVAAPTRPQQTAAKPTSSGGEPLPEAVRQDMELRFGADFSAVRIHRDARAAQASSALNAAAFTVGNQIHFGAGQFNPGSGEGRELIAHELTHTIQQGAAPQAQRQIQRSPAPRVVERSAPAVQRLGLGDALNYFAEHANFIPGFRMFTLVLGVNPINMRAVDRSPGNLLRAVVELMPGGALITRALDGYGIIDRVAGWVQQQMNSLGLVASSIRQAVDRFLDSLSWTDIFDLGGVWERAKRIVTEPIARITSFVGNLVSGILQFIRDAVLRPLAGLAQGTRGWDLLCAVLGRNPITGDAVPRTAETLIGGFMRLIGQEEVWRNLQESRAVPRAMAWFQGALAGLMGFVTALPGLFMDTLRSLGINDLLTPVQTFGRIVRVFGDFAGRFVGWAGAQVMSLLEIIFDVVAPAVMPYIRRAAGAFRTIVANPVNFVRNLVRAAIQGFRQFASNILTHLRAALIGWLTGAMGGANIYIPQALTLQEIIKFVLSVLGLTWQNIRSKLVRAVGETAVNAMETGFDIVVTLVRDGPAAAWERIRESLSNLREMVMEQIMAFVQNNIVMAAVTRLVSMLNPAGAFIQAIIAIYNTVMFFVERLRQIALVAAAFIDSIAAIAGGVIAAAANRVEQTMAGLLTLVISFLARLVGLGRVSDAVTNIINRIRAPIDRALDRVVAWIVNLGRRFMTAARSAAGRVAEWWRQRKPFRTAGGESHEVYFVGDERNPRPMVASRDPQPVETRLDRFLAAANIANAPARKRNAIPLIGTTRTALRANADDPIVVTNLRTLFGIFDDPSTPRVTRYQPRTRSLGGDTVGVGMTIDWLNHAWRESHPGSPPRSGAQRTLMSKLETDPGESSPDKYIRGHLLNEHIGGVGDATNLFPITGNANSRHLHSTESRVKRWVDVPANWVFYEVTVDGISSRLNSSDVTQNYVNATFNCRAVLKDDDGTERENYMTAITSTYRVRNDARVFQVR, from the coding sequence ATGGAAGCCGCCGCCCGCCTCGTCAATCGCCCGTCGCCACCGATGCCGGCGGCTGCGGTCAAGGTGGCCGAGCCGGTGGTTTTGCAGTCCACGCCGACCCGCGTCCAGTGCCAGAGCCTGCGCGTTTCTACACCCGGCGATGCGGCCGAGGTCGAGGCCCGGCACGTCGCGCGCAGCATCGTCAGCATGCCGGCGACTGCGGCAGCGCGGCCGGCCAGCGTGGTCAGTCCGCCGACGCTGCATCGGGCCAATCCGGTGCGCGGGCCGGCGGTTGCCGCGCCCACCCGGCCGCAGCAAACGGCCGCCAAACCAACGTCCAGCGGTGGCGAGCCGCTGCCCGAGGCGGTTCGCCAGGACATGGAGTTGCGCTTTGGCGCCGATTTCAGCGCCGTGCGCATCCATCGCGATGCCCGCGCCGCGCAGGCCAGCAGTGCCCTCAACGCGGCGGCCTTCACGGTCGGCAACCAGATCCATTTCGGCGCCGGCCAGTTCAACCCGGGTAGCGGCGAAGGCCGCGAGCTGATCGCTCACGAACTGACCCACACCATCCAGCAGGGCGCCGCACCGCAAGCTCAAAGGCAGATCCAGCGCAGCCCGGCCCCGCGGGTCGTCGAGCGCAGCGCCCCGGCCGTGCAGCGGCTTGGCCTCGGCGACGCACTCAATTACTTTGCCGAGCACGCCAATTTCATCCCCGGCTTCCGGATGTTCACGCTGGTGCTCGGCGTCAATCCGATCAACATGCGGGCCGTCGACCGCTCGCCGGGCAACCTGTTGCGCGCTGTCGTCGAGCTGATGCCGGGCGGCGCGCTGATCACCCGGGCGCTGGATGGCTACGGCATCATCGACCGCGTTGCCGGCTGGGTGCAGCAGCAGATGAACAGCCTCGGGCTGGTCGCCAGCAGTATCCGGCAGGCCGTCGACCGCTTCCTCGACTCGCTGAGCTGGACCGATATTTTCGACCTCGGCGGCGTCTGGGAACGCGCCAAGCGCATCGTTACCGAACCAATCGCGCGCATCACCAGCTTTGTCGGCAACCTGGTCTCCGGCATCCTCCAGTTCATCCGCGATGCCGTGCTGCGGCCGCTGGCCGGTCTGGCGCAAGGGACGCGCGGCTGGGATCTGCTCTGCGCCGTACTCGGTCGCAACCCGATCACCGGCGACGCGGTGCCACGCACGGCGGAAACGCTGATCGGCGGTTTCATGCGCCTGATCGGTCAGGAAGAGGTCTGGCGCAATTTGCAGGAAAGCCGTGCCGTGCCGCGGGCGATGGCCTGGTTCCAGGGCGCGCTGGCCGGCCTGATGGGCTTCGTCACTGCCTTGCCCGGGCTGTTCATGGATACCCTGCGCAGCCTCGGTATCAACGACCTGCTGACACCGGTCCAGACTTTCGGGCGCATCGTCCGCGTCTTCGGCGATTTCGCCGGGCGCTTCGTCGGCTGGGCCGGTGCGCAGGTGATGAGCCTGCTCGAAATCATCTTCGATGTCGTGGCCCCGGCCGTGATGCCCTACATCCGCCGGGCCGCCGGGGCCTTCCGGACCATCGTCGCCAACCCGGTCAATTTTGTCCGCAATCTGGTCCGCGCCGCCATTCAGGGCTTCCGCCAGTTCGCCAGCAACATCCTGACCCACCTGCGCGCGGCGCTGATCGGCTGGCTGACCGGGGCGATGGGCGGCGCCAATATCTACATTCCGCAGGCGCTGACCTTGCAGGAGATCATCAAGTTCGTGCTCAGCGTGCTCGGACTGACCTGGCAGAACATTCGCAGCAAGCTGGTCCGTGCCGTCGGCGAAACAGCGGTCAATGCCATGGAAACCGGTTTCGATATCGTCGTCACGCTGGTTCGCGATGGGCCGGCCGCCGCCTGGGAGCGCATCCGCGAAAGCCTCTCCAACCTGCGCGAAATGGTCATGGAGCAGATCATGGCCTTCGTCCAGAACAACATCGTGATGGCCGCCGTGACCCGGCTGGTCAGCATGCTGAATCCGGCCGGCGCCTTCATTCAGGCCATCATCGCCATCTATAACACGGTGATGTTCTTCGTCGAACGCCTGCGCCAGATCGCCCTGGTGGCGGCCGCCTTCATCGATTCGATTGCCGCCATTGCCGGCGGCGTCATCGCGGCCGCCGCCAACCGCGTCGAGCAGACCATGGCCGGTCTGCTGACGCTTGTCATCAGCTTCCTTGCCCGTCTGGTCGGCCTTGGCCGGGTCAGCGATGCGGTGACCAATATCATCAACCGCATCCGCGCGCCCATTGATCGGGCGCTGGACCGCGTGGTGGCATGGATCGTCAATCTTGGCCGGCGTTTCATGACCGCCGCCCGCAGCGCGGCCGGGCGCGTCGCCGAATGGTGGCGGCAGCGCAAACCCTTCCGCACCGCCGGCGGCGAAAGCCACGAGGTTTATTTTGTCGGCGATGAACGGAATCCGCGCCCGATGGTCGCCAGCCGCGATCCGCAGCCAGTCGAAACACGCCTCGACCGTTTTCTTGCTGCGGCCAACATCGCCAATGCTCCGGCCCGCAAGCGCAACGCCATCCCGCTGATCGGCACCACCCGAACAGCCCTGCGCGCCAATGCCGACGACCCCATCGTCGTTACCAACCTGCGCACCCTGTTCGGCATCTTCGACGATCCCTCGACGCCGCGCGTCACCCGCTACCAGCCGCGCACCCGATCGCTCGGCGGCGATACGGTTGGCGTCGGCATGACCATCGACTGGCTGAACCATGCCTGGCGCGAAAGCCACCCCGGCAGTCCGCCACGCTCTGGCGCGCAACGCACGCTGATGAGCAAGCTCGAAACCGATCCCGGCGAATCCAGCCCCGATAAATACATCCGTGGCCACCTGCTTAACGAGCACATCGGCGGCGTCGGCGACGCCACCAACCTGTTCCCGATCACCGGCAACGCCAACAGCCGCCACCTGCACTCGACCGAAAGCCGCGTCAAACGCTGGGTCGATGTGCCGGCCAACTGGGTGTTCTACGAGGTGACAGTGGATGGCATCAGCTCGAGACTAAATTCCAGCGACGTCACCCAGAACTACGTCAACGCCACCTTCAACTGCCGCGCCGTGCTCAAGGACGACGACGGCACCGAGCGCGAAAACTACATGACCGCCATCACCTCGACCTATCGGGTGCGTAACGATGCGCGGGTGTTCCAGGTGCGCTGA
- a CDS encoding ATP-binding protein — MAEHLNATARDVEADLAWLAALLQYRLDTYFAEKPACPALPGERPPPLLDDSPSPYAEFLRRHALTADERAVLLLALAPSLRPQLLDVLWARNPANQRGYSEFGGVQGASSGHFIPTGETACFLLAGDHLAERLRVIHLLAERESLLSGDVLLPLAPPPGEGMLAARLQPAPALLALFGLDAPGGEADALPAQRVTTGLAWADLVLPPATLAQLEEVRDWLAHGDTLLHTLGMAARMRPGYTCLFYGPPGTGKTLSACLLGKLCEREVHRVDLSMVVSKYIGETEKNLARVFDLAEQRGWILFFDEADALFGQRTRVDSAHDRYANQEVSYLLQRIEDFPGVVILSSNLRGNIDDAFTRRFQSVVAFPMPAVEERYRLWTESIPALLERDGDLDFVRLAEKYEVSGGTIINVIRYAALRSLVRGDRRLATDDIDDGLRRELLKEGRGF, encoded by the coding sequence ATGGCTGAGCACCTGAACGCCACCGCCCGCGATGTCGAAGCCGACCTGGCCTGGCTGGCGGCCTTGTTGCAGTATCGCCTCGATACCTACTTTGCCGAAAAGCCGGCCTGCCCGGCCCTGCCCGGCGAGCGTCCGCCGCCGCTGCTCGATGACAGCCCTTCGCCCTATGCCGAGTTCCTGCGCCGCCACGCCTTGACGGCCGACGAGCGGGCGGTGCTGCTGCTTGCCCTGGCACCGTCGCTCCGGCCGCAACTGCTCGACGTGCTGTGGGCGCGCAATCCCGCCAACCAGCGCGGCTACAGCGAATTCGGCGGCGTGCAGGGGGCTTCATCCGGGCATTTCATCCCGACCGGCGAGACGGCCTGTTTCCTGCTGGCCGGTGATCACCTGGCGGAGCGTCTGCGTGTCATCCACCTGCTCGCTGAGCGCGAAAGCCTGCTCTCCGGCGATGTGTTGCTGCCCCTGGCCCCGCCTCCCGGTGAAGGCATGCTCGCCGCCCGCCTGCAACCGGCGCCCGCATTGCTCGCCCTGTTCGGTCTCGATGCGCCAGGCGGCGAGGCCGATGCCCTGCCGGCGCAACGGGTGACGACCGGCCTGGCCTGGGCCGATCTCGTGCTGCCGCCGGCAACCCTGGCCCAGCTCGAAGAAGTGCGCGACTGGCTGGCTCACGGCGACACCCTGTTGCACACGCTGGGCATGGCTGCCCGCATGCGCCCCGGTTACACCTGCCTGTTCTACGGCCCGCCGGGCACCGGCAAGACCCTGTCGGCCTGCCTGCTCGGCAAGCTGTGCGAGCGCGAGGTGCATCGCGTCGACCTGTCGATGGTCGTTTCCAAGTACATCGGCGAGACCGAAAAGAACCTCGCCCGTGTCTTTGATCTAGCCGAACAGCGGGGCTGGATCCTGTTCTTCGACGAAGCCGACGCCCTGTTCGGCCAGCGCACCCGCGTCGATAGCGCCCACGACCGCTACGCCAACCAGGAGGTCAGCTACCTGCTGCAACGCATCGAGGATTTCCCCGGCGTCGTCATTCTGTCGTCCAACCTGCGCGGCAATATCGACGATGCCTTTACCCGGCGCTTCCAGTCGGTGGTCGCCTTCCCGATGCCGGCCGTCGAGGAGCGCTACCGGTTGTGGACCGAGTCGATACCGGCCCTGCTGGAACGTGATGGCGATCTCGACTTCGTCCGGCTGGCCGAAAAGTACGAGGTTTCCGGCGGCACCATCATCAACGTCATCCGCTACGCCGCGCTGCGTTCGCTGGTCCGTGGCGACCGCCGGCTAGCGACCGACGACATCGACGATGGCCTGCGTCGCGAATTGCTCAAGGAGGGCCGGGGTTTCTGA
- a CDS encoding contractile injection system tape measure protein: MSATHRIRRQRWQVRTASPADAFAVRTALRQENELSLLPALESAFAALDNGEREIHLPRLELAIRISSPERLAEELPARLAEAARQALAEAVEASPSGPAAIPRSLTPGDRLRRYLGSGQVDWFDADREQSELQQQLAEEARQWSASPAAAWPCLMADLPAGGEARADAFFRFLQLLDVADRLRWWDFAARLAEAHDGESPARLGMLRQMAATRPADHALRLQALGLLALSADSARSSGHRSECLRVAQTCAGQLETFAVVDRKNWLKIESWLGGESGLPTLDPDTSGRSTATNELSQPAPDAGRFEKSANFSVDREQALGLPLRSAGLILLHPYLPRLFAALGWISASHPPGEPFPWARLPHAAALLNWLATGRDEPFEFELGTAKLLLGLPPDTPLPVAAGLIGDAEREEGEALLGAVVQHWSALGQTSIDGLRVAFLQRGGLLYPAPDGWLLRPQGETFDLLLDRLPWGLSIIRLPWMPGCLHTEWLST; encoded by the coding sequence ATGAGCGCAACGCACCGCATCCGTCGCCAGCGCTGGCAGGTTCGCACTGCCAGCCCGGCCGATGCCTTTGCAGTGCGCACGGCCCTGCGGCAGGAGAACGAACTCAGCCTGTTGCCGGCGCTGGAAAGCGCCTTTGCCGCGCTCGACAACGGCGAGCGGGAAATCCATTTGCCGCGTCTCGAACTGGCTATCCGCATTTCATCGCCCGAGCGGCTGGCCGAAGAGTTGCCGGCCAGGCTGGCCGAGGCGGCCCGTCAGGCGCTGGCCGAGGCCGTCGAAGCATCGCCGTCAGGGCCGGCTGCCATACCGCGCAGCCTGACGCCCGGCGACCGATTGCGCCGCTACCTGGGCAGCGGCCAGGTCGACTGGTTCGATGCCGATCGCGAGCAGTCCGAACTGCAGCAGCAACTGGCCGAAGAAGCCCGCCAGTGGAGCGCCTCACCGGCCGCCGCCTGGCCCTGTCTGATGGCCGATCTGCCAGCCGGCGGAGAAGCGCGGGCCGATGCCTTCTTCCGCTTTCTGCAACTACTCGATGTCGCCGACCGCCTGCGCTGGTGGGATTTCGCCGCCCGTCTGGCCGAAGCCCACGACGGCGAATCGCCGGCCCGGCTGGGCATGCTGCGCCAGATGGCGGCGACGCGCCCGGCCGACCATGCGCTGCGTCTGCAGGCGCTCGGCTTGCTGGCCCTGTCGGCCGACTCGGCGCGTTCTTCCGGCCATCGCAGCGAGTGTTTGCGGGTCGCCCAGACCTGCGCCGGGCAGCTGGAAACGTTTGCCGTGGTCGACCGGAAAAACTGGCTGAAAATCGAAAGCTGGCTCGGCGGCGAGAGCGGGTTGCCAACGCTTGATCCGGACACTAGCGGCCGGAGCACGGCAACAAACGAGCTTAGCCAGCCGGCACCGGATGCGGGGAGATTCGAAAAATCGGCGAATTTTTCAGTCGACCGTGAGCAGGCCCTTGGCCTGCCGCTCCGCTCGGCCGGCCTGATCCTGCTCCATCCCTACCTGCCGCGCCTTTTTGCCGCACTCGGCTGGATCAGCGCCAGCCATCCGCCGGGCGAGCCTTTTCCTTGGGCCAGGTTGCCGCATGCCGCCGCCTTGCTCAACTGGCTGGCCACCGGCCGCGACGAGCCTTTCGAATTCGAACTCGGCACCGCCAAGCTGCTGCTCGGCCTGCCGCCGGACACCCCGCTGCCGGTAGCCGCCGGCCTGATCGGCGATGCCGAGCGGGAAGAGGGCGAGGCCCTGCTCGGCGCCGTCGTCCAGCACTGGTCGGCACTCGGCCAGACCAGCATCGATGGCCTGCGCGTCGCCTTCCTGCAACGCGGTGGCCTGCTTTATCCGGCGCCTGACGGCTGGCTGTTGCGGCCGCAAGGCGAAACCTTCGACCTCCTGCTCGACCGCCTGCCCTGGGGCTTGTCCATCATTCGCCTGCCCTGGATGCCTGGCTGTCTCCACACCGAATGGCTGAGCACCTGA